A genomic window from Trueperella bialowiezensis includes:
- the serC gene encoding phosphoserine transaminase, which produces MTNTHSDLDQQFPAPRDGRFGSGPSKVRSQQLAAIQSPPMGTSHRQAGVRDVVGSIQAGLAELFRLPDGYEVLLGNGGASALWDAITFALIEDRAQAAVIGEFSGKAARAVERAPWLADPDMRRVEPGQVIECATVPGIDTYIYAHNETSTGAAVPLVRYGDDGALTVVDGTSIAGGVNADVSAADFYYFSPQKCFGADGGLWLAFASPAALERIERLAAERWIPDFLNLQLAVNNSRKSQTLNTPAIATLLMLDNQVSWMLDSGGLDAMEARSRASSDAVYQLAEQREFASPFIAPEFRSPVVCTIDFTDDVDAAGIAKALRARGIVDIEPYRSLGRNQLRIATFPAIDTEDVRALLAAIDHVIAAR; this is translated from the coding sequence ATGACGAACACACACTCCGATCTTGACCAGCAGTTCCCCGCTCCTCGTGATGGCCGTTTTGGTTCTGGCCCGTCGAAAGTTCGCAGCCAGCAGCTCGCCGCGATTCAAAGTCCGCCGATGGGCACCTCGCATCGGCAGGCTGGCGTGCGTGACGTCGTCGGCTCTATTCAAGCGGGGCTCGCCGAGCTTTTCCGCCTGCCTGACGGCTACGAAGTGTTGCTTGGCAATGGCGGGGCGAGCGCGTTGTGGGATGCGATCACGTTCGCGCTCATTGAGGACCGCGCCCAGGCGGCTGTGATCGGTGAGTTCTCGGGCAAAGCGGCTCGTGCAGTGGAGCGCGCCCCATGGCTTGCTGACCCGGATATGCGCCGCGTGGAGCCCGGGCAAGTTATCGAGTGCGCCACCGTGCCGGGTATTGACACCTATATATACGCACACAACGAGACCTCGACGGGCGCGGCCGTGCCGCTCGTACGCTATGGAGACGACGGGGCGCTGACGGTAGTGGACGGCACGTCGATTGCCGGCGGAGTAAACGCGGACGTGTCTGCCGCCGACTTCTACTACTTCTCGCCACAAAAGTGTTTTGGGGCCGACGGCGGACTCTGGCTCGCCTTCGCATCTCCGGCAGCGTTGGAGCGTATTGAACGGCTGGCGGCCGAGCGGTGGATCCCCGATTTCCTTAATCTCCAACTGGCGGTCAACAACTCGCGCAAGTCGCAAACGCTCAACACTCCAGCGATCGCCACGCTCCTCATGTTGGATAACCAGGTTTCGTGGATGCTAGACAGCGGCGGGCTCGATGCTATGGAAGCCCGCTCGCGCGCCAGCTCGGATGCGGTCTACCAGTTGGCAGAGCAGCGCGAGTTTGCCAGCCCGTTTATTGCGCCCGAGTTCCGTTCGCCGGTGGTGTGCACGATTGATTTCACCGACGACGTCGATGCCGCCGGTATCGCCAAAGCACTACGGGCACGCGGGATCGTGGACATCGAACCCTACCGGTCGCTCGGGCGTAACCAGTTGCGGATCGCCACGTTCCCCGCGATCGACACGGAGGACGTGCGCGCACTCCTGGCCGCGATCGACCACGTCATAGCCGCACGTTAA
- a CDS encoding NCS2 family permease gives MNTQQTSTRTSTPTGWLDRTFHITERGSTIGQELRGGLVTFFSMVYILVLNPLILSGPDSTGAFLGGGNEPNVAAIAAGTALVAGIMTILMGAVANFPLALAAGLGLNSIIAYTVVQLPGMTWADGMGIIVIEGIVIVLLVITGLREAIFRAVPQVLRTAISVGIGLFIALVGLVNAGIVSSGEGTPLVFGVNGSISTWPLVVFIFGLFLAIALLARRVKGAILWSIVISTVLAVVVEAVGKVGGWGLTEPKLTGSPINIPEFSTLGEFSIVGPFQKLGVLAVAVLAFSVMLADFFDTMGTMVAVASEGDLLDDDGNPPRTQAILLVDSVGAIAGGMGGVSSNTSFVESATGVGEGARTGLSAIFTGILFLASTFLAPLFAVVPSQAAAPALVVVGFMMMQQVVDIDWEDLSVAIPAFITIIFMPFGYSITVGIGVGFIAYAFMQTVIGKAKNVHPLMWITAGLFVIYFLMDPITRALGIA, from the coding sequence GTGAATACACAACAGACATCCACACGCACGTCCACGCCCACCGGCTGGCTCGACCGCACGTTCCACATCACCGAACGTGGCTCAACCATCGGCCAAGAACTACGCGGCGGCCTCGTCACGTTCTTCTCCATGGTCTACATCCTCGTCCTCAACCCCCTCATCCTGTCTGGCCCGGATTCAACAGGCGCGTTCCTCGGCGGCGGCAACGAACCCAACGTGGCAGCCATCGCGGCCGGCACTGCTCTCGTGGCCGGCATCATGACGATCCTCATGGGCGCCGTGGCCAACTTCCCGCTCGCGCTCGCGGCCGGGCTCGGCCTGAACTCGATCATCGCCTACACGGTTGTCCAGTTGCCGGGGATGACGTGGGCCGACGGCATGGGCATCATCGTCATCGAAGGCATCGTCATCGTGCTGCTCGTGATCACGGGCCTGCGCGAAGCGATCTTCCGCGCCGTCCCCCAAGTGCTACGCACCGCCATCTCCGTAGGCATCGGCCTGTTCATTGCGCTGGTGGGCCTCGTCAACGCCGGCATCGTCTCCAGCGGTGAAGGCACCCCGCTCGTGTTCGGCGTTAACGGCTCGATTTCAACCTGGCCGCTCGTCGTGTTCATCTTCGGTCTGTTCCTCGCGATCGCGCTACTAGCTCGCAGGGTGAAGGGCGCAATCTTGTGGTCGATTGTTATCTCCACGGTGCTCGCCGTTGTCGTCGAAGCCGTCGGCAAGGTAGGCGGCTGGGGACTCACCGAACCTAAACTCACCGGATCACCCATCAACATCCCCGAGTTCTCCACGCTCGGCGAGTTCTCCATCGTCGGGCCCTTCCAGAAACTCGGCGTGCTCGCCGTCGCCGTACTCGCCTTTTCCGTCATGCTCGCCGACTTCTTCGACACGATGGGCACCATGGTGGCCGTTGCCTCCGAAGGTGACCTCCTCGACGACGACGGCAACCCGCCGCGCACCCAAGCAATCCTGCTCGTCGACTCTGTCGGCGCCATCGCAGGCGGTATGGGCGGCGTCTCATCCAACACGTCCTTCGTGGAATCCGCAACAGGCGTGGGTGAAGGCGCACGCACCGGCCTGTCCGCGATCTTCACCGGAATCCTATTCTTAGCCTCAACCTTCCTCGCGCCGCTGTTCGCCGTCGTGCCCTCGCAGGCTGCGGCGCCTGCGCTCGTCGTCGTCGGATTCATGATGATGCAACAAGTGGTGGACATCGACTGGGAAGACCTCTCCGTGGCTATCCCGGCTTTCATCACGATCATCTTCATGCCCTTCGGTTACTCAATCACCGTAGGTATTGGTGTGGGCTTCATTGCCTACGCGTTCATGCAAACCGTGATCGGCAAAGCCAAGAACGTGCACCCACTCATGTGGATCACCGCCGGGCTATTCGTCATCTACTTCCTCATGGATCCCATCACGCGGGCGCTAGGAATCGCCTAG
- a CDS encoding cold-shock protein, which yields MPTGRVKFFDDKKGFGFITGDDGQEVYLPASAVPIGARLRSGTRVEYGVGETRRGPAALQVTVLEKTPSLAAANRRSPEDMVPIIEDLIKILDSASNSLRRGRYPDGGPRIARALRTLAEDFDV from the coding sequence GTGCCTACAGGACGGGTAAAGTTCTTCGACGACAAGAAGGGCTTCGGATTCATTACAGGCGACGACGGGCAGGAAGTCTACCTGCCTGCTAGCGCCGTGCCGATCGGTGCCCGGCTTCGCTCTGGAACCCGCGTGGAATATGGCGTTGGAGAAACGCGCCGCGGGCCGGCAGCCTTGCAAGTGACGGTGCTGGAAAAGACGCCGTCGTTGGCAGCGGCGAACCGCCGTTCGCCAGAAGATATGGTGCCCATCATCGAAGATCTCATTAAGATTTTGGATTCCGCCTCAAATTCGCTTCGCCGCGGGCGTTACCCGGATGGCGGGCCGCGGATCGCACGAGCCTTGCGCACTCTCGCCGAGGATTTTGATGTCTAA
- a CDS encoding addiction module antidote protein, which yields MGIEVSTWDASDYLETDEDIAAYLNAALEDGDPALLQAALGDVAKARGMTHIAREINVGRASLYKSLSENGNPSWQTITKVLTALGLKIEVKTVAPHT from the coding sequence ATGGGCATAGAAGTCAGCACGTGGGATGCCAGTGACTATCTGGAAACGGATGAGGACATTGCCGCTTACCTGAATGCGGCACTTGAGGATGGCGACCCCGCTTTGCTGCAAGCAGCGCTCGGTGATGTCGCCAAGGCGCGAGGCATGACGCACATCGCGCGGGAAATTAATGTTGGTCGAGCTTCCCTTTATAAGTCACTGTCCGAAAACGGAAATCCGTCCTGGCAGACCATCACAAAGGTGCTCACGGCGCTCGGGTTGAAAATTGAAGTGAAAACTGTAGCACCTCATACGTAG
- a CDS encoding DUF3027 domain-containing protein: MSNRINPSHNITKEKTLVGTVDVARQALVELTHESSIGEHAGVVYEAERVITHAFVCQLPGYRGWFWTVTLSRVPRGRTPKVDEVTLLPGPDALLAPDWVPWADRLRPDDVSGTDRLPYNPDDANLQPNDDPEELMPGFSETGADADQLAGYDMGLGRARVLSDQGRSAAFQRWYEGPGGPKNRSTRAAKATCSACGYLMHMGGSARQLFGVCANEWSEFDGRVVSLDHGCGAHSETDVRAPEKIWDQSEPVVNDISMDVVES, encoded by the coding sequence ATGTCTAACCGTATTAACCCAAGCCACAACATCACAAAAGAAAAAACGCTCGTGGGCACTGTTGACGTGGCTCGCCAAGCGCTCGTTGAACTTACGCACGAATCGTCGATCGGTGAGCATGCGGGCGTCGTCTACGAAGCTGAGCGGGTGATCACTCACGCGTTCGTGTGCCAGCTGCCTGGATATCGCGGCTGGTTCTGGACTGTGACGCTATCGCGGGTTCCTCGCGGGCGCACCCCGAAAGTTGACGAGGTGACGCTCCTTCCCGGGCCCGACGCCCTGCTCGCCCCCGACTGGGTGCCGTGGGCGGATCGGCTGCGCCCCGACGACGTGTCCGGTACCGACCGGCTTCCCTACAATCCCGACGACGCGAACCTTCAACCCAATGACGACCCGGAAGAGTTGATGCCGGGTTTTTCAGAAACGGGGGCTGACGCCGATCAGCTCGCCGGCTATGACATGGGCTTGGGTAGGGCGCGTGTCCTATCGGACCAGGGCCGTAGCGCAGCTTTTCAACGCTGGTATGAAGGTCCGGGCGGACCAAAAAACAGGTCCACTCGCGCTGCGAAAGCCACCTGTTCGGCGTGTGGGTATCTCATGCACATGGGCGGGTCGGCCCGGCAACTCTTCGGCGTGTGTGCGAATGAATGGTCGGAATTTGACGGGCGCGTGGTCTCACTCGATCACGGCTGCGGCGCTCACTCGGAAACGGATGTGCGCGCCCCAGAAAAAATCTGGGACCAGTCCGAGCCGGTGGTTAACGACATCAGTATGGACGTCGTCGAAAGCTAA
- a CDS encoding C40 family peptidase, with translation MAGRHEMVKPRATFSKQTMTTAATASAAGMLVGLSAPIAFASPDNESIDSRKAAAVALQTPAAESAEPTSLELNTVSGGEWEMQRVVVEAEAAPEPVVEEQETQADTGYEQTASNDAGTATNAEASYTEEAEPAPVYSGSSSSVANTAMAYIGSPYRWGGTTPSGWDCIGFVRYVYAQHGVHIGGYTTSVLSVGRQVPYSQAQPGDILYWPGHVAISVGGGQNVGSWNPNMGTRIGPDSWGGGTPTVIRVFG, from the coding sequence ATGGCGGGACGTCACGAAATGGTCAAGCCTCGGGCGACCTTCTCGAAGCAGACCATGACGACAGCGGCCACCGCATCAGCAGCAGGTATGCTGGTGGGTCTGAGTGCGCCGATCGCGTTTGCCTCACCGGACAACGAAAGCATTGATTCCCGGAAAGCTGCTGCTGTGGCGCTTCAGACGCCCGCGGCTGAGTCGGCCGAGCCCACGTCGCTCGAGCTGAACACGGTATCGGGTGGCGAATGGGAAATGCAGCGCGTGGTTGTGGAAGCCGAAGCGGCTCCAGAACCCGTGGTGGAAGAGCAGGAAACCCAGGCTGATACCGGCTACGAGCAAACTGCATCCAACGACGCCGGCACTGCAACCAACGCGGAAGCCAGCTACACCGAAGAGGCCGAGCCTGCGCCCGTCTACTCGGGGTCGTCCAGCTCGGTAGCTAACACGGCAATGGCCTACATTGGTTCACCGTACCGCTGGGGTGGCACCACGCCGTCCGGCTGGGACTGCATCGGTTTCGTGCGCTACGTGTACGCCCAGCACGGCGTGCACATCGGCGGATACACCACTTCGGTGCTCTCGGTTGGCCGTCAGGTGCCGTACTCGCAGGCGCAGCCTGGCGACATCCTCTACTGGCCCGGCCACGTGGCGATTTCTGTAGGTGGCGGCCAGAATGTTGGCTCGTGGAATCCGAATATGGGCACGAGGATCGGCCCAGATTCATGGGGCGGAGGTACGCCTACCGTCATCCGAGTATTCGGCTAA
- a CDS encoding metal-dependent transcriptional regulator: MSQLIDTTEMYLKTIYELYEEGVPALRARIVERLGQSGPTVSETVGRLERDGLVTMAPNRQIVLTETGKNAAIQVMRRHRLAERLLFDVIKLDWAAVHEEACRWEHVVSDVVADKIAELLDNPETDPFGNPIPAADATEIATVAQAGLVSVMDVSRVGDGTEYEIIRLAEIAQLHEDVLAMLDYEELRPGVNISVDAIDADSALVSREGYSVRLSAEVARGIFVNESQ; encoded by the coding sequence GTGAGTCAGTTAATCGATACTACTGAGATGTATCTCAAGACAATCTACGAGTTGTATGAGGAAGGCGTGCCGGCATTGCGGGCGCGTATTGTGGAGCGGCTCGGCCAGTCGGGGCCGACCGTGTCGGAAACAGTCGGCCGGTTGGAGCGCGACGGCCTTGTGACCATGGCACCAAACCGCCAGATTGTGTTGACTGAGACCGGGAAGAATGCGGCTATCCAGGTCATGCGTCGGCACCGTCTTGCGGAACGGCTGCTGTTCGACGTCATCAAACTAGATTGGGCTGCCGTTCACGAGGAGGCGTGCCGTTGGGAGCACGTGGTGTCCGACGTCGTCGCCGATAAGATCGCCGAACTGTTGGACAACCCGGAAACCGATCCGTTCGGCAACCCGATTCCGGCCGCCGACGCCACGGAGATCGCGACTGTGGCGCAAGCCGGCCTGGTGTCAGTGATGGATGTGAGCCGGGTAGGCGACGGCACTGAATACGAGATCATCCGTCTTGCGGAGATTGCGCAGTTACACGAAGACGTGCTCGCCATGCTGGATTATGAAGAACTGCGCCCCGGTGTTAATATCTCCGTGGACGCAATCGACGCCGATAGCGCTCTGGTGAGTCGCGAGGGGTACTCTGTACGCCTGTCAGCTGAAGTGGCACGCGGAATTTTCGTGAACGAATCACAGTGA
- a CDS encoding peptidoglycan bridge formation glycyltransferase FemA/FemB family protein, with protein MRFVRLDDDSYARFAAQVERMSFTQLPAYVTTRRQDGLQIELVGVVDGDPEQIVAAGAVVFQPWKKVFRKANLIFGPTFTTYSQQAERCFYEGLLDFLRRDKRVVEARFVPPVVAATYDDVTRQGPTEHGQFVAGLLEELGAHRLDKDFNDASDIQMKFVYVKDITGMDFPAITKSVSQQVRTAFNRWGTNGVSVEFLTPDKIGVLEDVLQHTAERTGQPPPSAAEIEYYRQLATNMGEDAAFFPVAVLNAPEYLRQIATEQDQIHQDLADLKCREEELVAEGKQLSKKQRNRGKEMESRLEVLAKRAAETEQVRAEHGDEVVLAASFFVASPNELTYLVSGAYAEFNSYYGIYLIHRAMFEWAAENGIRWYNFYGMTGDFSEDASDAGVVHFKRQFVGDVEEYVGTYEISLPPSLARLAAAVD; from the coding sequence ATGCGATTTGTTCGGCTAGATGATGATTCCTATGCGCGCTTTGCAGCGCAGGTAGAACGGATGTCGTTCACTCAGCTTCCCGCCTATGTCACTACTCGGAGGCAAGACGGACTGCAGATTGAGCTAGTCGGGGTGGTTGACGGCGATCCGGAACAGATCGTAGCCGCGGGCGCCGTCGTCTTCCAACCGTGGAAGAAAGTGTTCCGGAAAGCTAACTTGATTTTCGGGCCGACTTTTACGACGTATTCGCAACAAGCTGAGCGATGCTTCTATGAGGGGCTACTCGATTTCCTTCGCCGCGATAAGCGGGTGGTTGAGGCACGTTTCGTCCCTCCGGTTGTCGCTGCCACGTACGACGACGTGACGCGTCAGGGCCCCACCGAGCACGGCCAGTTCGTGGCTGGCCTACTAGAGGAGCTGGGTGCCCACCGCCTCGACAAAGACTTCAACGATGCGAGCGACATCCAGATGAAGTTCGTCTACGTCAAAGACATCACCGGCATGGACTTCCCTGCGATTACCAAGAGCGTGTCGCAACAAGTGCGCACCGCGTTCAATAGGTGGGGAACCAACGGGGTGAGCGTCGAGTTCCTCACCCCGGATAAGATCGGCGTGCTCGAGGACGTGCTGCAGCATACCGCCGAGCGTACTGGACAGCCTCCCCCGTCAGCAGCCGAGATCGAGTACTATCGCCAGCTTGCGACGAACATGGGCGAAGACGCGGCGTTCTTTCCCGTCGCCGTGTTGAACGCGCCCGAATATTTGCGTCAGATTGCCACCGAACAAGACCAGATCCACCAGGACCTTGCCGATCTGAAATGTCGCGAAGAAGAACTTGTGGCCGAGGGCAAGCAGCTCAGTAAAAAGCAGCGCAACCGTGGCAAAGAAATGGAATCACGGCTAGAGGTGCTCGCCAAACGCGCGGCGGAAACCGAGCAAGTGCGTGCCGAACATGGCGACGAAGTCGTGTTAGCGGCGTCATTCTTTGTGGCTTCGCCAAACGAGCTGACCTACCTCGTCTCTGGCGCCTACGCCGAGTTCAACAGTTACTACGGGATTTACCTCATCCACCGAGCAATGTTCGAGTGGGCGGCCGAAAACGGGATTCGCTGGTACAACTTCTACGGGATGACCGGCGACTTTTCGGAGGATGCGTCGGATGCCGGCGTGGTCCATTTCAAACGCCAATTCGTGGGGGACGTGGAAGAATACGTGGGCACGTACGAAATTTCGCTCCCACCTTCGCTGGCACGCCTCGCCGCGGCAGTCGACTAG
- the manA gene encoding mannose-6-phosphate isomerase, class I, with amino-acid sequence MHVIQGRVKDYDWGAAHLIPGTFGKPAASFPVAELWLGAHPAGPARCDVDSRAIALNDADLAAGEAGRHARERAASDLRGYIAADPEGTLGADVVNHHGGQLPYLLKLIAPAKPLSLQVHPSLEQARIGFDREEAAGIDVDAAERSYKDRNHKPELVYAMTQFEALVGFRTPRRILGVLEGLNTELTDALAACIRAQPDARGVRDAFASLLQEDTRPDAQAVADVVAACQNRPADDSPSPRADAIIAKLAANYPGDPGAVASLLLNPVTLQPGEAMFTPAGTVHAYTSGLGLEIMANSDNVLRAGLTSKYVNVPELLNIVETVAAPPIRIAPERISPIQSTHYAPVDDFELSIIELRHANRTASIRGAGPRIILALEGACELWTESGQQHVLNTGQAVFVRADDGKVRARGFGRFVQADVP; translated from the coding sequence ATGCACGTCATCCAAGGGCGCGTTAAGGACTACGACTGGGGAGCCGCCCACCTCATCCCGGGCACGTTCGGCAAACCCGCCGCCAGTTTCCCGGTTGCTGAACTGTGGCTCGGCGCCCATCCGGCAGGCCCGGCGCGTTGCGACGTCGACTCTCGTGCAATCGCGCTCAACGACGCCGATCTCGCTGCTGGCGAGGCAGGCAGGCACGCACGCGAGCGCGCGGCTAGCGACTTGCGAGGATATATTGCCGCGGACCCAGAAGGAACCCTGGGCGCCGACGTCGTTAATCACCACGGTGGCCAACTGCCCTATCTGCTCAAACTGATCGCCCCGGCCAAGCCGCTATCACTGCAAGTCCATCCGTCCCTGGAGCAGGCACGCATCGGGTTTGACCGGGAAGAAGCGGCAGGTATCGACGTCGACGCGGCCGAGCGGTCCTACAAGGACCGCAACCACAAACCAGAACTCGTCTATGCGATGACCCAATTCGAAGCGCTCGTCGGTTTCCGTACTCCGCGCCGGATCCTCGGCGTGCTGGAAGGGCTGAACACCGAGCTGACAGACGCGCTCGCGGCCTGCATTCGAGCCCAGCCTGATGCCCGTGGCGTACGCGACGCCTTTGCTTCCCTCCTCCAAGAAGACACGCGCCCCGACGCGCAGGCGGTTGCCGACGTCGTCGCCGCATGCCAGAACCGGCCCGCGGATGATTCTCCCTCGCCTCGTGCAGATGCGATCATCGCCAAACTCGCCGCAAACTATCCGGGTGATCCGGGAGCCGTGGCGTCGTTGCTACTCAATCCCGTCACGCTGCAACCGGGGGAAGCCATGTTCACCCCGGCCGGCACCGTCCATGCCTACACTTCCGGGCTTGGCCTGGAGATCATGGCCAATTCAGACAACGTGCTGCGCGCCGGACTCACAAGCAAATACGTCAACGTGCCAGAACTGCTTAACATTGTAGAAACCGTGGCCGCCCCACCGATCAGGATCGCCCCCGAACGCATCTCGCCCATCCAATCGACCCACTATGCGCCAGTCGACGACTTCGAACTGTCCATCATCGAACTGCGGCATGCCAACCGGACGGCGTCGATACGTGGAGCCGGGCCGCGAATCATCCTCGCTCTCGAAGGGGCATGTGAACTGTGGACTGAGTCCGGGCAGCAGCACGTTCTCAACACTGGCCAAGCAGTGTTCGTGCGGGCCGACGACGGCAAAGTCCGCGCCCGCGGGTTTGGCCGCTTCGTCCAAGCTGACGTGCCCTGA
- a CDS encoding universal stress protein: MAHENIVVVGIDGSEAGQTALQWAHAQARARQARLHIVCGYELPSQYMTPEFQAGQGNTNHLFDSAKKIVDDAVKSYEGQGVEVTSALEFGDPTEVLVELSKRAALMVVGGRAQHTNRLADRLLRTVSSAVPANAYCPTVVVPTGSADENLPIKRVVVGVDGSRHSKMALQRAVWEADRWGAKLKVITAVNPAAAGWVPAHAFREEHLRDMEESMAKALAEVDEGRKIDVEIVAVEGSPAHILATESEDADLIVLGTRGRGGFTGLLLGSTSQTLLGYSACPTMVVPRRVRIGDDVGPEPVQFVDEGEPGIVADGEQ; encoded by the coding sequence ATGGCGCACGAAAATATTGTTGTAGTTGGAATTGATGGATCTGAGGCGGGGCAGACCGCCTTGCAGTGGGCGCATGCCCAAGCTCGAGCACGGCAGGCACGGCTGCACATCGTGTGCGGCTACGAATTGCCCTCGCAGTATATGACCCCGGAGTTTCAAGCCGGGCAGGGCAACACGAACCATCTGTTTGATTCGGCGAAGAAGATCGTTGACGACGCCGTGAAATCCTACGAAGGCCAAGGCGTGGAAGTGACCTCCGCGCTCGAATTTGGGGATCCTACCGAAGTGCTCGTGGAATTGTCGAAGCGTGCCGCGCTCATGGTGGTGGGCGGCCGGGCCCAGCACACGAACAGGCTCGCAGATCGGCTCCTTCGCACAGTGTCCTCTGCCGTACCGGCGAACGCATACTGCCCCACCGTCGTAGTACCGACGGGCAGCGCTGATGAGAACCTGCCGATCAAACGAGTTGTGGTAGGCGTGGATGGCTCACGGCACTCGAAGATGGCACTGCAACGCGCAGTGTGGGAGGCCGACCGTTGGGGTGCAAAGCTCAAAGTGATCACCGCCGTCAACCCTGCCGCAGCCGGCTGGGTGCCCGCGCACGCATTCCGCGAAGAGCACCTTCGGGACATGGAAGAATCCATGGCAAAAGCACTCGCTGAAGTTGACGAGGGCCGCAAGATCGACGTCGAGATCGTCGCCGTTGAAGGTAGCCCCGCACACATTCTCGCCACCGAATCCGAAGACGCCGACCTGATAGTCCTCGGCACTCGCGGACGCGGCGGCTTCACCGGATTGCTGCTCGGATCGACGTCGCAGACCCTCCTTGGATACTCCGCATGCCCCACAATGGTGGTGCCTAGGCGAGTGCGGATCGGTGATGACGTCGGCCCCGAGCCCGTGCAATTCGTAGACGAAGGCGAACCAGGTATCGTCGCCGACGGGGAGCAATAG
- a CDS encoding L-lactate dehydrogenase → MIAREGSKVSIIGAGAVGSSLAYASLIRGVTRHLVLQDINEAKVKAEALDLMHGGQFMPEAIVQGTADVAVTENSDVIVITAGAKQKPGQTRLDLAQSTVRLMSTMLPPLAERSPDAIFLMVTNPVDVTTMAAIDILGLPPERVFGSGTVLDSARLRQLVASRVGVSVSNVHAYVAGEHGDSETPLWSTATIGGVPIEEWESQTGQLGFDEREDIANRVINAAYEVIAGKGATNYAIGVVGAHILRTILRDEQAILPVSRQLNNWHGMSDTCISVPTLVGASGATRQLELPLSEHEKAALEYSADQVHSTYDDLKHLL, encoded by the coding sequence ATGATTGCTCGCGAAGGATCCAAAGTATCAATCATCGGCGCGGGAGCAGTGGGCTCATCACTGGCCTACGCCTCGCTCATTCGCGGGGTCACCCGCCACCTCGTCCTCCAAGACATCAACGAAGCAAAAGTTAAAGCCGAAGCTCTCGACCTCATGCACGGCGGACAATTCATGCCCGAAGCTATCGTGCAAGGAACTGCCGACGTCGCCGTCACAGAAAATTCCGACGTCATCGTCATCACCGCAGGAGCCAAACAAAAACCCGGCCAAACCCGGCTCGACCTCGCCCAATCAACCGTGCGGCTCATGTCGACGATGCTACCGCCGTTAGCAGAGCGCTCCCCCGACGCCATTTTCCTCATGGTTACTAACCCGGTGGACGTTACTACGATGGCCGCCATCGACATCCTCGGCCTCCCGCCCGAGCGGGTATTCGGCTCGGGCACCGTGCTCGACTCAGCGCGGCTGCGGCAGCTGGTCGCTTCTCGGGTGGGCGTCTCGGTGTCGAACGTGCACGCCTATGTTGCCGGCGAACACGGCGATTCCGAAACACCCTTGTGGAGCACCGCCACCATCGGCGGCGTTCCGATCGAAGAGTGGGAATCACAGACCGGCCAGCTCGGATTCGACGAACGTGAAGACATCGCCAACCGGGTCATCAACGCCGCCTATGAAGTGATCGCCGGAAAGGGGGCCACGAACTATGCGATCGGCGTGGTGGGCGCACATATTTTGCGCACGATCCTCCGCGACGAGCAGGCCATTCTGCCCGTGAGCCGCCAGCTCAACAACTGGCACGGCATGTCCGACACGTGCATATCAGTGCCCACCTTGGTGGGAGCTTCGGGAGCCACCCGTCAGCTTGAACTGCCGCTGTCCGAGCACGAGAAGGCAGCGCTCGAGTACAGTGCGGACCAAGTGCACTCCACATACGACGATCTGAAGCATCTCCTCTAA